The following are encoded together in the Lathyrus oleraceus cultivar Zhongwan6 chromosome 3, CAAS_Psat_ZW6_1.0, whole genome shotgun sequence genome:
- the LOC127132161 gene encoding acidic endochitinase, translating into MGKETCSLSNPILSLLIFLSLFSTTNAGDIVVYWGQNEREGSLTETCNTGLYKIVNIAFLSTFGNGRKPQLNLAGHCNPLSNNGCKSLSIDIKNCQKKGIKIMLSIGGGVEGYSLSSNEDARSVGDYIWNNFLGGTSKSRPLGDAVLDGVDFDIEVGGGEVFYIELARRVSEHRGNKKVYLTAAPQCPFPDQNLKSALSTGLFDYVWVQFYNNGPCQYDSSNRNKFQKSWNQWVSTIKVSKIYVGVPASLSSASSGFVPTRVLVSQVLPFVKRSGKYGGVMLWDRFADKENGYGRIIKASV; encoded by the coding sequence ATGGGCAAAGAAACATGTAGCCTTTCAAATCCAATTCTCTCTCTCTTGATTTTCCTCTCCTTGTTTTCTACTACAAATGCTGGAGACATAGTGGTTTATTGGGGTCAAAACGAGAGAGAAGGTTCATTGACAGAAACATGCAACACTGGACTCTACAAAATTGTGAACATAGCATTTCTATCCACATTTGGAAATGGTCGCAAACCTCAACTCAATCTAGCAGGTCATTGTAACCCTTTATCAAACAATGGTTGCAAAAGTTTGAGCATAGACATAAAAAACTGCCAGAAGAAAGGCATCAAAATCATGCTCTCGATCGGCGGCGGAGTCGAAGGTTACTCTTTGTCATCCAATGAAGATGCTAGAAGCGTAGGAGATTACATATGGAACAATTTCCTAGGAGGGACGTCAAAATCAAGACCATTAGGTGATGCTGTGTTGGATGGTGTGGATTTTGACATTGAAGTTGGTGGTGGTGAAGTTTTTTACATTGAGCTTGCAAGAAGAGTCTCTGAACATAGAGGGAACAAAAAAGTGTACTTAACAGCAGCACCTCAATGTCCTTTCCCTGATCAAAATCTCAAAAGTGCATTATCAACAGGACTATTTGATTATGTTTGGGTTCAGTTTTACAACAATGGTCCTTGTCAGTATGATTCTAGCAACCGTAACAAGTTCCAAAAATCTTGGAACCAGTGGGTTTCGACTATTAAGGTTAGTAAGATTTATGTTGGTGTTCCTGCGTCATTGTCAAGTGCTAGTAGTGGTTTTGTGCCAACACGTGTGCTTGTGAGTCAAGTGTTGCCTTTTGTTAAAAGGTCAGGCAAGTATGGAGGAGTGATGCTTTGGGATAGGTTTGCTGATAAGGAAAATGGATATGGTAGAATCATTAAGGCTTCTGTTTGA
- the LOC127132162 gene encoding uncharacterized protein LOC127132162 translates to MEFCPTCGSMLMIELPNMGHATRFYCTTCPYVCPIERGVKIKRKQILFRKGIDPVISSDDMKNAPTTEVPCPNCRHDKAAYKEVQTRSADEPATLFFKCLNVKCGHNWREG, encoded by the exons ATGGAGTTTTGTCCAACGTGCGGGAGCATGCTGATGATTGAGCTACCGAATATGGGTCACGCCACTAGGTTTTATTGCACCACTTGCCCATATGTTTGCCCAATTGAAAGAGGGGTTAAGATTAAGAGAAAGCAAATCTTGTTCAGAAAAGGGATTGACCCTGTTATCTCCTCTGATGACATGAAGAATGCACCCACCACTGAAG TACCATGCCCAAATTGCCGCCATGATAAAGCTGCTTATAAGGAGGTTCAGACTAGATCAGCTGATGAGCCTGCGACATTGTTTTTCAAATGCTTGAATGTAAAGTGTGGGCACAATTGGAGAGAGGGTTGA